The Crassaminicella indica genomic interval ATCATTGAATGTACGAGATTTCATCACTCCAACACGTACAGAAACATATCCTTGAATCAACATAGTAGATGCTAAAGCAATTCCTAATATTGGTTTGCAAAGAGTAACAATTGGTAAAATCAGATAACCTGTAAGGGTACCAAATCTAAAAGAACCTGCTCCACCATTAATTGAATCCATCGCTTTTCTTCCATGCTTATAACGTTCGCATATAACAACCTGCATTGCTGCCCAAAGAGGTCCACACATAGTTAAATCTGGTCCAATAATAGACATAATAAGGTTTCTTAAACCAAATACTAAATGAGATCTATTAGGATTGTAGTCAATTTGTTCGTCTGTACGAACCTTTCCTGCATCTTCTAGTAATGCTTGTGATTGAATCATATCTCCAAATAATACAATATATGCAGAAATAACTATAGGTAAGCTTTCAATAAACATATTTAACGAAGGGAAACCAACTCCTAAAAATGTCCATTCTCTCCATAATGTACTAAATGCTGGCTTTGTAATCCCCCACTCAATTTGTGGCCACGGTGTCTCTCCTAGCATAGGACCTACTATAATAGCAAGAGCAATAACAGGTAAAATCCCTAAGTTTCCAATAATCTTTAATATTGCATGTTTTTCTCTAATACTTTTAAAATGATTTGAAAATAAAAGATAAAAGCCTAATCCTACACAAATAACAATAGATATTGGAAAATTATCAAATTTAGCACCCTTCTTAAATATAAGGATTACAGCAGCAAAGCCTGCTCCCATTATAATCCCTGACTGCATTGCATTTGGAACAATAGAAACAATTTTTTTCCCAAGACCTGTAATACCTAAAATAATTGCTAAAATACCCAATGTCATTTCAAATGCAATCAAAGCCTGCATTCTCTCAGGACCTATTTCATATTGACTAACATGAATCATCAAAAGTGGAATAGCTGGTGTTACCCATCCAGGTACTACTGGAT includes:
- a CDS encoding virulence-associated E family protein, which gives rise to MAMKRELGKEQPFIPAGPFKIRIPFIHYRFEWADYIQGLLMCAVCLGAVPMLQEYLGMPFEVAMAVVVLNGILYCAHVFLGDPVVPGWVTPAIPLLMIHVSQYEIGPERMQALIAFEMTLGILAIILGITGLGKKIVSIVPNAMQSGIIMGAGFAAVILIFKKGAKFDNFPISIVICVGLGFYLLFSNHFKSIREKHAILKIIGNLGILPVIALAIIVGPMLGETPWPQIEWGITKPAFSTLWREWTFLGVGFPSLNMFIESLPIVISAYIVLFGDMIQSQALLEDAGKVRTDEQIDYNPNRSHLVFGLRNLIMSIIGPDLTMCGPLWAAMQVVICERYKHGRKAMDSINGGAGSFRFGTLTGYLILPIVTLCKPILGIALASTMLIQGYVSVRVGVMKSRTFNDLGIAGVMGAILCTRGAAWGLAAGIVLCLLVNLGNKPEYDVYLFEEKEKAA